In Chrysoperla carnea chromosome 2, inChrCarn1.1, whole genome shotgun sequence, the following proteins share a genomic window:
- the LOC123292107 gene encoding myosin heavy chain, muscle isoform X12, whose amino-acid sequence MPKVVKQEGDDPDPTPYLFVSLEQKRIDQTKPYDAKKTCWVPDDKEGFVLGEIKATKGDQVTVTVPGGEEKTLKKEQISQVNPPKFEKIEDMADLTFLNDAAVLHNLRQRYYAKLIYTYSGLFCVAINPYKRFPVYTLRCAKLYRGKRRNEVPPHIFAISDGAYVNMLTNHENQSMLITGESGAGKTENTKKVIAYFATVGASSKKDQASEKKGSLEDQVVQTNPVLEAFGNAKTVRNDNSSRFGKFIRIHFGPSGKLAGADIETYLLEKARVISQQSLERSYHIFYQMMSGSVEGLKPLCLLSDDIKDYYFVSQGKTTIPGMDDGEECQLTDQAFDILGFTKQEKDDIYKITAAVMHMGSMKFKQRGREEQAEADGTEDGEKVAQLLGVDCGELYKALLKPRIKVGNEFVTQGRNKDQVAYSVGAMSKGMFDRLFKFLVKKCNETLDTKQKRQHFIGVLDIAGFEIFDFNGFEQLCINFTNEKLQQFFNHHMFVLEQEEYKREGIEWTFIDFGMDLQQCIELIEKPMGILSILEEESMFPKATDRTFEEKLNNNHLGKSPNFLKPKPPKPGQAAAHFAIGHYAGNVPYNITGWLEKNKDPLNDTVVDLYKKGTNALLREIFADHPGQSGTAAEAKAGRGKKGGGFATVSSAYKEQLNNLMTTLRSTQPHFVRCIIPNELKQPGVIDSHLVMHQLTCNGVLEGIRICRKGFPNRMVYPDFKLRYKILCANQIKEPCAPEKAAQIILEFINMEADQFRMGKTKVFFRAGVLGQMEELRDERLSKILSWMQSWIRGYLSRKDFIKLQEQRLALQVVQRNLRKYLQLRTWPWWKLWQKVKPLLNVTRVEDELAKLEEKAQKAQEAFEREEKARKELEVLHAKLLEEKTALLGQLAGEKGSLGEITEKANKLAAQKADLESQLHDTQDRLTSEEDARQQLAQAKKKLEQELAGLKKDVEDLELTVQKTEQDKATKDHQIRNLNDEIAHQDELINKLNKEKKNQGEINQKTAEELQAAEDKVNHLNKVKAKLEQTLDELEDSLEREKKLRGDVEKSKRKVEGDLKLTQEAVADLERNKKELEQTVQRKDKEISSLSAKLEDEQSLVGKTQKQIKELQARIEELEEEVEAERQARAKAEKQRADLARELEELGERLEEAGGATSAQIELNKKREAELSKLRRDLEESNIQHEGTLANLRKKHNDAVAEMGEQIDQLNKMKARAEKEKAQYFGELNDLRAGVDHLANEKAAAEKIAKQLTQQLNDVQGKLDETNRTLNDFDAAKKKLSIENSDLLRQLEEAESQVSQLSKIKISLTTQLEDTKRLADEEGRERATLLGKFRNLEHDLDNLREQVEEEAEGKADLQRQLSKANAEAQLWRSKYESEGVARAEELEEAKRKLQARLAEAEETIESLNQKCLALEKTKQRLATEVEDLSLEVDRATAIANAAEKKQKAFDKIIGEWKLKVDDLAAELDASQKECRNYSTELFRLKGAYEEGQEQLEAVRRENKNLADEVKDLLDQIGEGGRNIHEIEKARKRLEAEKDELQAALEEAEAALEQEENKVLRAQLELSQVRQEIDRRIQEKEEEFENTRKNHQRALDSMQASLEAEAKGKAEALRMKKKLEADINELEIALDHANKANAEAQKNIKRYQQQLKDVQTALEEEQRARDDAREQLGISERRANALQNELEESRTLLEQADRGRRQAEQELADAHDQLNELSAQNASVSAAKRKLESELQTLHSDLDELLNEAKNSEEKAKKAMVDAARLADELRAEQDHAQTQEKLRKALETQIKELQVRLDEAEANALKGGKKAIQKLEQRVRELENELDGEQRRHADAQKNLRKSERRIKELSFQSEEDRKNHERMQDLVDKLQQKIKTYKRQIEEAEEIAALNLAKFRKAQQELEEAEERADLAEQAISKFRAKGRAGSTARGASPAPHRSLARPQLDGLSFPPRFDLHPEGEI is encoded by the exons ATGCCGAAAGTCGTAAAACAGGAAGGAGATGATCCCGATCCAACTCCATACCTGTTTGTATCTCTCGAACAAAAACGTATCGATCAAACAAAGCCCTACGATGCCAAGAAAACATGCTGGGTGCCGGACGACAAAGAAGGTTTTGTTCTCGGTGAGATCAAAGCCACCAAAGGTGATCAAGTCACCGTAACCGTTCCCGGTGGTGAG GAAAAAACCTTAAAGAAGGAACAGATTTCCCAAGTCAATCCaccaaaattcgaaaaaatcgaagatATGGCTGATTTAACATTCTTAAACGATGCAGCTGTATTACATAACCTTCGACAACGATACTACGccaaattaatttat ACATACTCAGGTCTCTTCTGTGTTGCTATCAACCCTTATAAGAGATTCCCTGTATACACACTTCGTTGTGCTAAATTATACCGTGGTAAAAGGCGTAATGAAGTTCCACCACATATTTTCGCTATTTCTGACGGTGCCTACGTTAACATGTTAACTA ACCATGAAAATCAATCTATGTTGATTAC TGGTGAATCTGGTGCCGGTAAAACTGAAAACACGAAGAAAGTAATTGCTTACTTCGCCACCGTTGGTGCCTCATCCAAAAAAGACCAAGCTTCTGAAAAGAAGGGAAGTTTAGAAGATCAAGTCGTACAAACTAACCCTGTACTTGAAGCTTTCGGTAACGCTAAGACCGTGCGTAATGACAACTCTTCACGTTTC GGTAAATTCATCCGTATTCATTTCGGTCCATCTGGTAAATTGGCTGGTGCTGATATTGAAACTT ACTTGCTTGAAAAAGCTCGTGTCATCTCTCAACAATCTCTTGAACGGTCCTACCACATTTTCTACCAAATGATGTCTGGATCCGTTGAAGGATTAAAAC CCTTGTGTCTTCTCAGCGACGATATCAAAGATTATTACTTCGTCTCCCAAGGAAAAACCACAATTCCCGGTATGGATGACGGTGAAGAATGTCAGCTCACTGAC CAAGCCTTCGATATTCTTGGTTTCACCAAACAAGAAAAGGATGATATTTACAAGATCACCGCCGCTGTTATGCACATGGGTTCCATGAAATTCAAACAACGTGGTCGTGAAGAACAAGCTGAAGCTGATGGCACAGAG gATGGTGAAAAAGTTGCTCAACTTTTGGGTGTTGACTGTGGTGAATTATACAAAGCTTTACTTAAGCCACGTATTAAGGTCGGTAATGAATTCGTCACCCAAGGTCGTAACAAGGATCAAGTAGCCTACTCTGTTGGTGCTATGTCAAAGGGTATGTTTGATCGTCTCTTCAAATTCTTGGTCAAGAAATGTAACGAAACTCTTGACACCAAACAAAAACGTCAACACTTCATTGGTGTACTGGATATTGCTGGTTTCGAAATCTTCGac TTTAACGGTTTTGAACAACTTTGTATTAACTTCACCAATGAAAAACTTCAACAATTCTTCAATCATCACATGTTCGTTTTGGAACAAGAAGAATATAAACGTGAAGGAATCGAATGGACCTTTATTGATTTTGGCATGGATCTCCAACAATGTATTGAATTAATTGAAAAG cCTATGGGTATCTTGTCCATCCTTGAAGAAGAATCTATGTTCCCCAAAGCTACTGACAGAACCTTTGAGGAAAAATTGAACAACAACCATTTGGGTAAATCACCAAACTTCTTGAAACCAAAACCACCAAAACCAGGTCAAGCTGCCGCTCACTTCGCTATTGGGCATTATGCTGGTAATGTACCATACAACATAACCGGTTGGTTAGAAAAGAACAAGGATCCCTTGAACGACACTGTTGTCGATTTATACAAGAAGGGTACAAATGCACTTTTACGTGAAATCTTCGCTGATCATCCAGGTCAATCTGGTACAGCTGCTGAAGCTAAAG CTGGTCGTGGTAAGAAGGGTGGTGGTTTCGCCACTGTATCTTCTGCCTATaag GAACAATTGAACAACTTGATGACCACTTTGAGATCAACTCAACCTCACTTCGTCCGTTGTATCATCCCCAATGAATTGAAACAACCTG GTGTCATTGACTCACATCTTGTTATGCATCAATTGACATGTAACGGTGTACTTGAAGGTATCCGTATTTGTCGTAAAGGTTTCCCCAACAGGATGGTGTACCCAGATTTCAAACTTCg ATACAAAATTCTGTGCGCTAATCAAATCAAAGAACCATGTGCTCCAGAAAAAGCAGCTCAAATTATTCTAGAATTCATAAACATGGAAGCTGATCAATTTAGAATGGGCAAAACAAAG GTATTCTTCCGTGCTGGTGTCTTGGGTCAAATGGAAGAACTTCGTGATGAACGTCTTTCTAAGATCCTTTCTTGGATGCAATCATGGATTCGTGGTTACCTCTCAAGAAAAGACTTCATCAAATTACAAGAACAACG tcTTGCCTTACAAGTTGTACAACGTAACTTGCGCAAATACTTGCAACTCCGTACCTGGCCATGGTGGAAATTGTGGCAAAAGGTCAAACCTCTTCTCAACGTCACCAGAGTCGAGGACGAACTTGCc AAATTGGAAGAGAAAGCCCAAAAAGCACAAGAAGCTTTTGAACGTGAAGAAAAAGCACGTAAAGAACTTGAAGTACTTCATGCAAAATTGTTGGAAGAAAAGACCGCTCTCTTGGGTCAATTGGCTGGTGAAAAAGGATCTTTAGGTGAAATCACCGAAAAGGCTAACAAACTCGCAGCTCAAAAGGCTGACTTAGAATCACAATTACAT gaTACTCAAGACCGTCTTACCTCAGAGGAAGATGCTCGTCAACAACTTGCTCAAGCTAAAAAGAAGTTGGAACAAGAGCTTGCTGGTTTGAAGAAAGATGTTGAAGATCTTGAATTAACTGTTCAAAAAACTGAACAAGACAAAGCCACCAAAGACCATCAAATCCGCAATTTGAATGATGAGATCGCACACCAAGATGAACTCATCAACAAATTGAACAAAGAAAAGAAGAACCAAGGTGAAATTAACCAAAAAACAGCTGAAGAACTTCAAGCCGCCGAAGACAAGGTTAACCATTTGAACAAAGTCAAGGCTAAACTTGAACAAACTTTGGATGAACTTGAAGATTCATTGGAACGTGAAAAGAAATTACGTGgtgatgttgaaaaatcaaagagGAAGGTAGAAGGTGACCTTAAACTTACCCAAGAAGCTGTTGCTGACTTAGAACGCAACAAGAAAGAACTTGAACAAACTGTTCAACGTAAAGACAAAGAAATCTCATCATTGTCTGCCAAATTGGAAGATGAACAATCCCTTGTTGgcaaaacacaaaaacaaatcaAGGAATTGCAAGCTCGCATTGAAGAACTTGAAGAAGAAGTTGAAGCTGAACGTCAAGCACGTGCCAAGGCTGAAAAACAACGTGCCGATTTGGCCCGCGAACTTGAAGAACTTGGTGAACGTCTTGAAGAAGCTGGTGGTGCAACATCTGCCCAAATTGAGCTCAACAAGAAACGTGAAGCTGAACTCAGCAAACTTCGTCGTGACCTCGAAGAATCTAACATCCAACATGAAGGTACATTGGCTAACTTACGTAAGAAGCACAATGACGCCGTAGCTGAAATGGGAGAACAAATTGACCAACTCAACAAAATGAAAGCCcg aGCTGAAAAAGAAAAGGCCCAATACTTCGGTGAATTGAACGATCTCCGTGCTGGAGTTGACCATCTTGCAAACGAGAAG gCCGCTGCAGAAAAGATTGCTAAACAACTTACACAACAACTTAATGACGTACAAGGCAAATTAGACGAAACCAATCGCACACTTAATGACTTCGATGCCGCCAAGAAGAAGCTTTCAATTGAAAACTCTGACTTACTCCGTCAACTCGAAGAAGCCGAATCACAAGTCTCCCAACTTTCAAAGATCAAGATTTCATTGACCACACAACTCGAAGACACCAAACGTCTTGCTGATGAAGAAGGTCGTGAACGTGCTACTTTACTCGGCAAATTCCGTAACTTGGAACACGATTTGGACAACCTTCGTGAACAAGTTGAAGAAGAAGCTGAAGGTAAAGCTGACTTACAACGCCAACTCAGCAAAGCTAATGCTGAAGCTCAATTATGGAGATCTAAATACGAATCTGAAGGAGTTGCCCGTGCTGAAGAACTTGAGGAAGCTAAACGCAAGTTACAAGCTCGTCTCGCTGAAGCCGAAGAAACAATTGAATCACTCAACCAAAAATGCTTGGCTCTTGAAAAGACCAAACAACGTCTTGCCACAGAAGTTGAAGATTTATCACTTGAAGTTGACCGTGCCACCGCTATTGCCAATGCTgctgaaaagaaacaaaaagcATTCGACAAAATCATTGGTGAATGGAAACTTAAAGTTGATGATCTTGCTGCTGAACTTGATGCCAGCCAAAAGGAATGCCGTAACTACTCCACTGAACTCTTCCGTCTCAAGGGAGCTTATGAAGAAGGACAAGAACAACTTGAAGCTGTCCGCCGTGAAAACAAGAACTTGGCTGATGAAGTCAAAGACTTACTCGACCAAATTGGAGAAGGTGGCCGCAACATCCATGAAATTGAAAAAGCAAGAAAACGTCTTGAAGCCGAAAAAGACGAACTTCAAGCCGCTCTTGAAGAAGCTGAAGCCGCTCTTGAACAAGAAGAAAACAAAGTACTTCGTGCTCAACTCGAATTATCTCAAGTACGTCAAGAAATTGACCGCCGCATCCAAGAGAAAGAAGAAGAATTCGAAAACACACGCAAAAACCACCAACGTGCATTGGACTCAATGCAAGCCTCCCTTGAAGCCGAAGCTAAAGGTAAGGCTGAGGCCCTTCGCATGAAGAAGAAGTTGGAAGCTGACATCAACGAATTGGAAATTGCTCTTGACCATGCCAACAAAGCTAACGCTGAAGCACAAAAGAACATCAAACGTTACCAACAACAACTTAAAGATGTTCAAACCGCTCTTGAAGAAGAACAACGTGCCCGCGATGATGCTCGTGAACAACTTGGTATTTCTGAACGTCGTGCTAACGCTCTTCAAAACGAACTTGAAGAATCTAGAACACTTTTGGAACAAGCTGACCGTGGCCGTCGTCAAGCCGAACAAGAATTGGCTGATGCTCATGATCAATTAAACGAATTATCAGCACAAAATGCTTCAGTTTCTGCTGCCAAGAGGAAACTCGAATCAGAACTCCAAACCTTACACTCCGACTTAGATGAACTTCTTAACGAAGCTAAGAACTCAGAAGAAAAGGCCAAGAAAGCCATGGTTGATGCTGCCAGATTAGCTGATGAGCTCCGTGCTGAACAAGACCACGCACAAACTCAAGAAAAATTACGAAAGGCTCTTGAAACACAAATCAAAGAATTGCAAGTACGATTGGATGAAGCCGAAGCTAACGCACTTAAAGGTGGAAAGAAAGCAATCCAAAAATTGGAACAACGTGTACGCGAATTAGAAAATGAACTTGATGGAGAACAAAGACGACATGCTGACGCACAAAAGAACTTACGTAAATCAGAACGTCGCATCAAGGAATTGAGCTTCCAATCTGAAGAAGACCGCAAGAACCACGAACGTATGCAAGATCTTGTAGACAAACTTCAACAAAAGATCAAAACATACAAGAGGCAGATCGAAGAAGCAGAAGAAATTGCTGCTCTCAATCTTGCCAAATTCCGAAAAGCACAACAAGAATTAGAAGAAGCCGAAGAACGAGCTGACTTAGCCGAACAAGCTATTTCCAAATTCCGTGCAAAGGGACGTGCCGGATCTACTGCCCGTGGTGCTAGCCCAGCG CCTCACCGATCGTTGGCTCGACCACAATTGGACGGATTAAGCTTCCCACCTAGGTTCGACCTCCATCCCGAAGGGGAAATCTAA